In Hermetia illucens chromosome 1, iHerIll2.2.curated.20191125, whole genome shotgun sequence, one genomic interval encodes:
- the LOC119647290 gene encoding uncharacterized protein LOC119647290 — protein sequence MLIRRHFPTFPFKKCINPMRAKSSSMCLLVIVLIWCAGISISLYIRSTIFSNLSRSVYLSPGGIVSQQDKRTCIVPKLPLENKELSKYYRKPPKLDCNYGYNTWVSCEKSVCKITAATKRAYGKVACSFKEFMQGPDNESRFFPAVRITKQYNLTKSDFAEVECKSSEGKYWAGLVSGFRRDSSVGKVPAVKNEEKPLLDVMMFGISSLSRNDFIRKLPQTYRYLTQTLNAHVLESYNIIGDGKAHNLIPMLTGSREVELPETRKRITGSSNVHVFPFIWNEYKTMHYVTAFNEDKPGFATFNFRLKGFVWPPTTHYMRPLYMVFEKQQRFYQTPFCWGLIPQHQVMLNYVRDFMLTYEGYPKFSFSFLSELSEGYVNLISVADEDVQKWLEELKTKNALNNTILMIFSDHGTQFEDIRNILEGKIEERLPFFSFVFPEWFPKTYPEQYENFKKNRNRLTTPFDIHETLRDVLRLQGSEASPVGTSETQNITRALSLFQRIPRDRTCADANIDPQWCICLSSEWVPQTPKIDYLKEELTNVAINKINDFTSTQRLHCSKIMLKEILWIKNLVLNEKLLKYKGVKDIDGFQPDFTSNMNKSKDIYQIQFSTKPGNFIFRADVIYNFLSGVADTGMNTIRRIDNEYSGCVMADYIRKPLKEFCFCKNDQG from the coding sequence ATGCTGATACGTAGACATTTTCCAACATTTCCGTTTAAAAAATGCATAAATCCAATGAGAGCGAAATCATCTTCTATGTGTCTATTAGTTATCGTGTTAATATGGTGTGCAGGAATATCAATAAGCCTTTATATTCGGTCCACGATTTTTTCGAATCTTTCAAGAAGTGTCTATCTTTCCCCCGGAGGAATTGTGTCTCAACAGGATAAGAGAACTTGTATAGTTCCGAAGCTTCCATTGGAAAACAAGGAGTTATCAAAGTATTACAGGAAACCCCCAAAACTCGATTGCAATTACGGCTATAATACGTGGGTATCCTGTGAAAAATCAGTTTGCAAAATCACAGCGGCAACAAAAAGAGCTTACGGGAAGGTTGCGTGCTCTTTCAAAGAGTTCATGCAAGGCCCCGATAATGAATCCAGATTTTTTCCGGCAGTTCGAATTACAAAACAATACAATTTGACGAAATCCGATTTTGCAGAAGTTGAGTGCAAATCTTCTGAGGGAAAATATTGGGCCGGATTGGTGTCAGGTTTCAGGAGAGATTCAAGTGTGGGAAAAGTCCCTGCagtgaaaaatgaagagaaacctTTACTGGATGTGATGATGTTTGGAATAAGTTCTCTTAGTCGGAATGATTTTATACGGAAACTTCCGCAAACGTACCGTTATTTAACGCAGACGTTGAATGCTCATGTGCTTGAAAGTTACAACATTATTGGAGATGGGAAAGCGCATAATTTAATCCCGATGCTCACTGGGTCGAGGGAAGTTGAACTTCCGGAAACAAGAAAAAGGATTACGGGATCATCAAACGTACacgtttttccttttatttggaATGAATACAAGACAATGCATTATGTGACGGCTTTCAATGAAGATAAACCAGGATTTGCTACGTTCAACTTTCGCCTGAAAGGCTTTGTTTGGCCTCCAACTACTCATTACATGAGGCCGCTTTACATGGTCTTTGAAAAGCAACAGCGTTTTTACCAAACTCCCTTCTGCTGGGGATTAATTCCTCAACATCAAGTGATGCTTAATTATGTAAGAGATTTTATGTTGACTTATGAGGGATATCCgaaattttctttcagttttttgAGCGAGCTTTCAGAAGGTTATGTGAATTTGATTTCGGTTGCTGATGAAGACGTTCAAAAGTGGTTGGAagagttaaaaacaaaaaacgcgCTGAATAACACTATCCTGATGATCTTTTCTGACCACGGAACTCAGTTTGAGGATATCAGAAACATTTTAGAAGGGAAAATTGAAGAGCGTTTGCCATTTTTCAGCTTTGTATTCCCGGAGTGGTTTCCTAAAACTTATCCGGAGCAGTATGAGAACTTCAAAAAGAATCGAAACCGTTTGACTACACCGTTTGATATTCATGAAACCTTGCGAGATGTCTTGCGGTTGCAAGGTTCCGAAGCTTCGCCAGTTGGCACTTCGGAAACACAGAATATAACGCGAGCCTTATCACTTTTCCAGCGAATTCCTAGGGATCGAACTTGTGCCGATGCAAACATTGATCCGCAATGGTGCATTTGCTTATCTTCGGAATGGGTTCCGCAAACCCCAAAAATAGATTATTTGAAGGAGGAATTAACAAATGTTGCAATTAACAAGATAAATGACTTCACGAGTACACAGCGTCTGCATTGCTCCAAAATAATGTTGAAAGAAATTTTATGGATAAAAAATTTGGTGCTCAACGAAAAGCTTTTAAAGTATAAAGGTGTGAAAGATATTGATGGATTCCAGCCCGATTTTACCTCGAATATGAATAAAAGCAAAGATATTTACCAAATACAGTTTTCGACTAAGCCGGGAAACTTTATTTTTAGAGCAGATGTAATTTATAACTTTTTATCAGGTGTAGCGGATACGGGAATGAACACTATCCGCCGTATTGATAATGAATATAGCGGATGTGTGATGGCAGATTATATAAGAAAACCGTTaaaagaattttgtttttgtaagaATGATCAGGGTTAG